One genomic window of Carassius auratus strain Wakin chromosome 14, ASM336829v1, whole genome shotgun sequence includes the following:
- the LOC113113769 gene encoding kazal-type serine protease inhibitor domain-containing protein 1-like has product MAYLLVLLVLMLVSVSESVHLDRLGRFDWQKSIRPGEGCPKKCHPERCPDVRQLQGCPAGLVRDQCGCCWECGNDEGQLCDPEPRSGSAFYGRCAEGLRCRAPRRNPAGEPRAICVCSKQEAVCVSDGKTYKNICQFRAAQHKQGKGQMLTLVHHGPCKSKPVITYAPRDIITTKGSDVIFSCEVSSYPLASIHWSKEGDVISFPADDSSTAVQARGGPRRFELTGWLQIQGVGPTDAGVYTCTARNAFGEVSASARLQVTHGGSQLRKEFREKEKNGAYRISGEEENVDDEDYEGQPSGYMYL; this is encoded by the exons ATGGcttatttattagttttactgGTGCTGATGCTAGTTTCAGTATCTGAGTCTGTCCATTTGGATCGCCTCGGTCGCTTTGACTGGCAGAAGAGCATTCGACCAGGCGAGGGATGCCCTAAAAAGTGCCACCCTGAGCGCTGTCCAGATGTTAGGCAGCTGCAGGGTTGTCCAGCCGGGCTGGTTCGTGACCAGTGCGGGTGTTGCTGGGAATGTGGAAACGATGAGGGACAACTGTGTGACCCGGAGCCCCGATCTGGGTCTGCTTTTTACGGGCGCTGTGCTGAAGGTCTGCGCTGCAGAGCCCCACGCAGAAACCCCGCAGGTGAACCCAGAGCCATCTGTGTGTGCAGTAAGCAGGAAGCAGTCTGCGTTTCTGATGGAaagacatataaaaatatatgccaGTTTCGGGCGGCCCAACACAAGCAAGGCAAAGGTCAGATGCTGACATTGGTGCACCATGGACCCTGCAAGTCAA AACCAGTTATCACTTATGCTCCCCGTGACATCATCACAACcaaaggaagtgatgtcatctTTTCCTGTGAGGTGTCATCTTATCCATTGGCCTCCATCCATTGGAGTAAAGAAGGAGACGTTATTTCTTTTCCTGCTGATGATTCAAGCACAGCTGTACAG GCCCGCGGGGGTCCGCGGCGGTTTGAATTGACCGGCTGGCTCCAGATTCAAGGAGTGGGGCCGACTGATGCAGGTGTGTACACATGCACCGCCAGGAACGCCTTCGGAGAGGTGTCTGCCTCCGCCAGATTACAGGTTACACATGGAG GTTCCCAGCTCAGGAAAGAGTTccgggaaaaagaaaaaaacggaGCTTATAGAATATCAGGCGAAGAGGAGAATGTCGATGATGAAGATTACGAAGGCCAGCCTAGTGGATATATGTATTTGTAA